A window from bacterium encodes these proteins:
- a CDS encoding PaaI family thioesterase — MRKQPNSYDCVVCGVRNDAGIKAAFYDTVSEGGQAEVLVRFTARSNHQGYPGRVHGGLAAGILDEAICRAINAGNAEGDATVWGVAVDLSTRFLQPVPLDVALTARGRITRDRRRLFEGSAEIYLPDGSVAVTAEGRYARLRLDRIADVDNEALGWRVYADETETP; from the coding sequence ATGCGAAAGCAACCCAACAGCTACGACTGCGTGGTCTGCGGCGTTCGCAATGACGCCGGCATCAAGGCCGCTTTCTACGACACGGTTTCCGAGGGCGGCCAAGCCGAGGTCCTGGTGCGCTTCACCGCGCGCTCGAATCACCAGGGTTATCCCGGCCGAGTCCACGGTGGCCTCGCGGCCGGCATTCTGGACGAGGCTATTTGCCGGGCGATCAACGCCGGCAACGCCGAAGGCGACGCCACCGTCTGGGGCGTCGCCGTGGATCTCTCGACCAGGTTTCTCCAGCCGGTGCCGCTCGACGTCGCGCTGACGGCGCGTGGACGCATCACCCGGGACCGCCGCCGGCTGTTCGAAGGCAGCGCCGAGATCTACCTGCCGGACGGCAGTGTCGCCGTGACCGCCGAAGGCCGCTACGCACGCCTGCGCCTCGATCGTATTGCGGACGTCGACAACGAAGCCCTCGGCTGGCGCGTCTACGCGGACGAGACCGAAACGCCATGA
- a CDS encoding endonuclease/exonuclease/phosphatase family protein: MSSHLSTALVLLVLSAACTNAPPPGGPTPDRRSGEPTRVRVALFNIRELKTDKIYDVDADGRGRDPQALAAAEIIQRIRPDILVLNEIDHDYRASAEGLDWSARRFRDAYLAGGSEPLELTYSYAAPNNTGLLSGLDLDGDGHAATDADRGGRTHGNDSWGYGTYPGEYSMAVLSRFPIRHREARTFQRFLWRDLPGHHMPAEHFSAEVAERLRLSSKSHWDVPIEIDGSLLHLFVSHPTPQGFDGPEDKNGRRNFDEIKLWTEYLDGGDSLTNDRGETGGFGSREPFVVVGDLNARPLVPGTEREGPFRTSIYDGRASIDQLLSHPRIQDSGPFVTSAGGLTHNAETPREPGPPGYPERSTSVFGDGARIDYVLPSVELEILGGGVFWPTPAEDPEGAQWAEQASDHRLVWLDLALDVSDP; the protein is encoded by the coding sequence ATGAGCTCGCATCTTTCTACGGCCCTGGTGTTGTTGGTGCTGTCCGCGGCCTGCACCAACGCACCGCCTCCGGGCGGCCCGACGCCCGATCGCCGATCGGGAGAGCCAACCAGGGTCAGGGTCGCGCTCTTCAACATACGCGAGCTCAAGACCGACAAGATCTACGACGTCGACGCCGACGGCCGCGGACGCGACCCGCAGGCCCTGGCGGCCGCGGAGATCATTCAGAGGATTCGACCGGACATCCTGGTTCTGAACGAGATCGACCATGACTACCGAGCTTCGGCAGAAGGCCTGGATTGGAGCGCTCGACGGTTCCGCGACGCCTATCTGGCCGGTGGCTCGGAGCCTCTCGAACTGACCTACTCCTACGCGGCTCCCAACAACACGGGACTCCTTTCCGGGCTGGACCTGGACGGTGACGGACACGCGGCGACGGACGCTGACCGCGGCGGCCGCACTCACGGCAACGACTCCTGGGGTTACGGCACTTATCCCGGCGAGTACTCGATGGCTGTGCTCTCCCGATTCCCAATTCGACATCGGGAAGCTCGGACCTTTCAACGGTTTCTTTGGAGGGACCTGCCCGGACACCACATGCCGGCTGAGCACTTCTCCGCAGAGGTCGCCGAGCGTTTGCGCCTGTCAAGTAAGTCGCACTGGGACGTCCCGATCGAGATCGACGGCAGCCTTCTGCATCTGTTCGTGAGTCACCCAACACCCCAGGGCTTCGATGGGCCCGAAGACAAGAACGGCCGGCGTAACTTCGACGAGATCAAGCTCTGGACCGAGTATCTGGACGGCGGCGATTCCCTCACCAACGATCGCGGCGAGACCGGCGGCTTCGGCTCGCGAGAGCCCTTCGTTGTGGTCGGCGACCTCAACGCAAGACCGCTGGTACCGGGCACCGAAAGAGAGGGGCCCTTCCGCACCTCGATCTACGACGGTAGAGCTTCGATCGATCAGCTCCTGAGCCACCCGCGCATCCAGGACAGCGGCCCATTCGTGACCAGCGCCGGCGGTCTGACCCACAACGCCGAAACACCGAGAGAACCTGGCCCACCTGGCTATCCCGAGCGCTCCACTTCCGTCTTCGGCGACGGAGCCCGGATCGACTACGTCCTGCCCAGCGTCGAGCTCGAGATTCTCGGAGGCGGCGTCTTTTGGCCCACGCCGGCCGAGGATCCCGAAGGCGCCCAATGGGCCGAGCAAGCGTCCGATCACCGGCTCGTCTGGCTCGACCTGGCCCTGGACGTTAGCGACCCATGA
- a CDS encoding methyltransferase domain-containing protein, whose amino-acid sequence MIRPSRSISVADVAGHYDDLDRFYRDVWGRHVHHGLWASGREHPEEAVQELVRLIAEKAEIGVGDTVCDVGCGYGATALQLATEYGSDVVGLTVSPAQLDFATSQARAGSKLRFLLRDWEVNGLDSMSFSAVVSIECLAHVDDKSKFFAEIFRVLRPGKKAAVAAWLSALEPRGWHVRHLLEPICREGRLAGLGTEREYRQMIEAAGLELVEFQSLRRQVRRTWNICARRVVAGVLTKPAYRQFLFKRPTSNWIFFVTLWRIILAYRVKAMDYGLFIARRPLLSEPAEFRGT is encoded by the coding sequence GTGATCAGGCCTTCGCGGTCGATTTCGGTAGCCGATGTCGCCGGCCACTACGACGACCTGGATCGATTCTACCGAGACGTGTGGGGGCGACATGTCCATCATGGCCTCTGGGCCTCGGGTCGAGAGCATCCCGAAGAGGCCGTTCAGGAGCTGGTGCGCCTGATCGCGGAAAAAGCGGAGATCGGCGTGGGCGACACCGTTTGCGACGTGGGCTGTGGCTACGGCGCGACCGCTCTCCAGCTGGCCACGGAGTACGGATCCGACGTTGTCGGGCTGACGGTCTCACCGGCCCAGCTCGATTTTGCGACCAGCCAAGCCCGAGCCGGCTCGAAGCTGCGATTCCTCCTCCGCGACTGGGAGGTCAACGGCCTCGACTCGATGTCTTTCTCAGCCGTCGTGTCGATCGAATGCCTGGCTCACGTCGACGACAAGAGTAAGTTCTTCGCCGAGATATTCCGAGTCCTTCGACCCGGGAAGAAGGCGGCCGTCGCCGCCTGGTTGTCGGCCCTCGAGCCCAGGGGCTGGCACGTTCGTCATCTGCTGGAGCCGATTTGCCGAGAGGGTCGGCTGGCGGGCCTGGGCACCGAACGCGAGTACCGCCAGATGATCGAGGCCGCCGGTTTGGAGCTCGTCGAGTTCCAGTCCCTGCGCCGGCAAGTGCGCAGAACCTGGAACATCTGTGCGCGCCGGGTCGTAGCCGGTGTCCTGACCAAACCCGCCTACCGACAGTTCCTCTTCAAACGGCCAACCTCGAACTGGATCTTCTTCGTGACGCTCTGGCGGATCATTCTCGCCTACCGCGTGAAGGCGATGGACTACGGTCTCTTCATCGCCCGAAGGCCACTGCTCTCAGAGCCAGCGGAATTCCGGGGGACCTGA
- a CDS encoding glycosyltransferase family 39 protein, with the protein MSRRSIRWALTALVVWNLVACSWLASSQLTSKRYWDERFSVGNVKNVLVEGTLRPETGWYGRLSYLPQTAILAGLQSLYRLTGLERLEVFRSDGRFSASAYLVSRWVTVLYGTGSLILTFLIGRRVFSSGVALLGTTLLATSPWVLRHFVTFKPDALVLLLVLATSYWALDALERPSRVSFLIAGLGVGLAVSTKYTGALASIPVVAAALAAWDGWRRALERLTIAGAAATAVFLLLHPDLGFYLHFLRMQDRFYSAEGGHSFGSMLVSEVSNLLHWSFHGPWLGVVALVGVGALGLQLIRVSQADSSNLRLPQLALFLSFPLGFSVIYALATSWPKGNNYLVIVPFTSLAAAWLLHEVWRWLAERIPASARRPTLWVALAGLLLLEVWPANAYIYSETVGTTTFDQAVETVRRLSPSLSRRTAVYETGEGTLDLRSKRPGHKEILVAQEVTALTEVTEERLDLVDFEIFAEDRLQGPRADFYRRRMQRLDAKAIVIHRPEWFKAIGPSRVLLLHPWYWLSPPEPIVWQKERPKKGGYVGRLPRGLRAGQPISLEARIPRNTRALTSVNVGDMELAFLGTGWDQDGERFSTRRFALPAPNLKVRLEWAETPPPEDSPRVALVRWTTKRPRRIASSPGARSW; encoded by the coding sequence ATGAGCCGGCGGAGCATCAGGTGGGCCTTGACCGCCCTCGTGGTGTGGAACCTCGTGGCTTGCTCCTGGTTGGCCAGCTCCCAATTGACCAGCAAGCGCTACTGGGACGAGCGCTTCAGCGTCGGCAATGTCAAGAACGTCCTCGTGGAAGGGACACTCCGTCCCGAGACCGGCTGGTATGGACGCCTCTCCTACCTGCCGCAGACGGCGATCCTCGCGGGGCTTCAATCGCTCTATCGGCTGACTGGGCTCGAGCGGCTGGAGGTCTTTCGAAGCGACGGCCGCTTCAGCGCTTCGGCCTACCTCGTCTCGCGCTGGGTCACGGTTCTCTACGGAACGGGCAGCCTGATTCTCACCTTCCTGATCGGTCGGCGAGTCTTCTCTTCGGGGGTAGCTCTCTTGGGAACCACTCTGCTCGCAACCAGCCCCTGGGTGTTGCGTCACTTCGTGACATTCAAGCCCGACGCGCTGGTGCTACTGCTTGTCCTGGCCACCAGCTACTGGGCTCTCGACGCGTTGGAGCGCCCTTCTCGCGTGAGCTTCCTCATCGCTGGGCTGGGAGTCGGGCTGGCGGTCTCGACCAAGTACACCGGAGCTCTGGCCTCCATTCCGGTCGTTGCTGCGGCGCTCGCCGCATGGGATGGCTGGCGCCGGGCGCTCGAGAGGCTAACGATCGCCGGCGCCGCTGCCACCGCCGTCTTTCTGCTTCTCCATCCAGACCTCGGCTTCTACCTCCATTTTCTCCGAATGCAGGATCGCTTCTATTCTGCCGAAGGCGGTCATTCCTTCGGCTCGATGCTGGTTTCCGAGGTGTCGAATCTGCTCCATTGGTCGTTCCACGGCCCCTGGCTCGGAGTCGTCGCCCTGGTTGGAGTCGGGGCACTGGGCCTTCAGTTGATTCGTGTTTCGCAAGCGGACAGTTCGAACCTTCGCCTGCCGCAACTGGCGCTGTTCCTGAGCTTCCCGCTCGGATTCTCGGTCATCTACGCCCTTGCGACGAGTTGGCCCAAGGGCAACAACTACCTGGTCATCGTGCCCTTCACTTCGCTGGCGGCCGCGTGGCTGCTTCACGAGGTCTGGCGTTGGCTAGCCGAGCGCATCCCGGCTTCCGCCCGGCGGCCGACGCTCTGGGTCGCGCTCGCAGGACTGCTGCTGCTCGAGGTCTGGCCGGCGAACGCTTACATCTATTCGGAGACCGTGGGGACGACGACATTCGATCAAGCCGTGGAAACGGTCCGACGCCTCAGCCCGTCTCTCAGCCGGCGAACGGCAGTGTACGAAACAGGCGAGGGCACGCTCGACTTGCGCTCCAAGCGCCCCGGACACAAGGAGATCCTGGTGGCACAAGAGGTCACGGCGCTCACGGAAGTCACGGAAGAGAGGCTCGATCTGGTCGATTTCGAGATCTTCGCCGAAGATCGTCTGCAAGGGCCGCGTGCCGATTTCTATCGGCGGCGCATGCAACGCCTCGACGCGAAGGCGATCGTGATCCACCGCCCCGAGTGGTTCAAGGCCATCGGGCCGAGCCGGGTTCTGCTGCTCCACCCCTGGTACTGGTTGTCGCCGCCGGAGCCAATCGTCTGGCAGAAAGAGCGCCCCAAGAAGGGCGGCTACGTCGGAAGGCTTCCGCGGGGGCTGCGCGCCGGCCAGCCCATCTCGCTCGAAGCCCGCATACCCAGAAACACCCGGGCTTTGACCAGCGTCAACGTCGGCGACATGGAGCTCGCTTTCCTCGGGACCGGCTGGGATCAGGACGGCGAACGCTTCTCGACCCGGCGGTTCGCGCTACCGGCGCCGAATCTCAAAGTCCGACTGGAGTGGGCCGAGACACCCCCTCCCGAGGATTCTCCCCGGGTTGCGCTCGTTCGCTGGACCACGAAACGGCCTCGGCGGATCGCTAGCTCTCCAGGGGCTCGGTCATGGTAG
- a CDS encoding amidohydrolase, whose amino-acid sequence MLERKRNSALGGSWILVPLLVAVSCTSSDRPEQMADLVLRNGVVSTLAADRPEAQAVAARGPWIVAVGSNADIEPWIGPETQVIDLDGRRAVPGFIEGHGHFLSLGNAKTILDLTRARTWDEIVAMVAAAAERAQPGEWISGRGWHQEKWDRPPSPAIDGSPVHQSLSAASPQNPVLLGHASGHAAFANAKAMKLAGLTRDSEKPPGGELVRDASGNLTGLLRETAQRVVAEARSRSREGRSDEEVEAELLRFVELAGRDALSKGVTSFHDAGASFEEIDFFNQLEAENELPVRLYVMVRRESNEKMDELLPGYRMVVDGDDFLTVRSIKRQIDGALGAHGAWLLEPYSDMPESVGLVLEPENDIRGTAEVAVKHGFQVNTHAIGDRANRAVLDIYEEVFAANDNPADLRWRIEHAQHLHPDDVPRFAELGVIASMQGVHCTSDGPWVPERIGDQRAAEGAYVWRTLIDHGVVINNGTDVPVEDIDPIASFHSTVSRRMNNGELFYPDQRMTRDEALRSYTLNNAYAAFEEDLKGSIEPGKLADITILSRDIMTIPEEEIPAAQVDTTILGGGIRYQRSE is encoded by the coding sequence ATGCTGGAACGAAAACGGAACTCCGCCCTGGGCGGATCTTGGATCCTGGTACCGCTGCTGGTCGCGGTGAGCTGCACTTCGTCGGATCGACCTGAGCAGATGGCCGACCTGGTCCTGCGCAACGGCGTGGTCTCGACCTTGGCCGCAGATCGGCCCGAAGCGCAAGCGGTGGCGGCCCGGGGGCCGTGGATCGTCGCGGTGGGAAGCAACGCGGACATCGAGCCCTGGATCGGTCCCGAGACGCAGGTCATCGACCTCGACGGCCGCCGCGCCGTACCCGGCTTCATCGAAGGCCACGGTCATTTCCTGAGCCTGGGCAACGCCAAGACCATTCTCGATCTGACCCGGGCGCGAACCTGGGACGAGATCGTTGCGATGGTAGCCGCAGCCGCCGAACGAGCGCAGCCCGGCGAGTGGATCTCGGGCCGCGGCTGGCACCAGGAGAAATGGGATCGGCCGCCCTCACCGGCCATAGACGGCTCCCCCGTCCATCAATCGCTGTCCGCGGCGAGTCCGCAGAACCCGGTGCTCCTCGGACACGCCAGCGGTCACGCCGCCTTCGCCAACGCCAAAGCGATGAAGCTCGCAGGCCTGACCCGCGACTCCGAGAAGCCTCCGGGAGGAGAGCTGGTCCGCGACGCTTCGGGAAACCTCACCGGGCTGCTGCGCGAGACCGCTCAGCGCGTGGTCGCCGAGGCCCGCTCGCGCTCGCGCGAGGGTCGAAGCGACGAGGAGGTCGAGGCCGAGCTGCTCCGGTTCGTCGAGCTCGCAGGCAGAGACGCCCTCTCCAAAGGCGTCACCAGCTTCCACGACGCCGGCGCCTCGTTCGAGGAGATCGACTTCTTCAACCAGCTCGAGGCCGAGAACGAGCTCCCCGTACGCCTCTACGTCATGGTGCGAAGGGAGAGCAACGAGAAGATGGACGAGCTCCTGCCCGGCTATCGGATGGTGGTCGACGGCGACGACTTCCTCACCGTCCGTTCGATCAAGCGTCAAATCGACGGCGCGCTCGGCGCGCATGGCGCCTGGCTGCTCGAGCCCTACAGCGACATGCCCGAAAGCGTCGGCCTGGTGCTAGAGCCCGAGAACGACATTCGGGGTACCGCCGAGGTGGCGGTCAAGCACGGTTTCCAGGTCAACACCCATGCCATCGGAGACCGGGCCAACCGCGCCGTGCTCGACATCTACGAAGAGGTCTTCGCCGCCAACGACAACCCGGCGGATCTGCGCTGGCGCATCGAGCACGCCCAGCACCTCCACCCCGACGACGTGCCACGGTTTGCCGAGCTCGGGGTGATCGCCTCGATGCAGGGTGTGCACTGCACCTCCGACGGGCCCTGGGTGCCGGAGCGAATCGGTGACCAGCGCGCCGCCGAGGGCGCCTACGTCTGGCGAACACTCATCGACCACGGCGTCGTGATCAACAACGGCACCGACGTGCCGGTCGAGGACATTGACCCCATTGCCAGCTTTCACTCGACCGTGTCCCGCCGGATGAACAACGGCGAGCTCTTCTACCCCGACCAGCGCATGACCCGAGACGAGGCCCTCCGCTCGTACACCTTGAACAATGCCTACGCGGCCTTCGAGGAGGACCTCAAGGGCTCGATCGAGCCGGGCAAGCTGGCCGACATCACGATCCTGTCGCGGGACATCATGACCATTCCCGAGGAAGAGATTCCGGCGGCGCAAGTCGACACGACGATTCTCGGCGGGGGCATCCGCTACCAGCGCTCCGAATGA